One Triticum dicoccoides isolate Atlit2015 ecotype Zavitan chromosome 4B, WEW_v2.0, whole genome shotgun sequence genomic window carries:
- the LOC119291642 gene encoding uncharacterized protein LOC119291642 — MRLRSPLSSVPAIRADGQAADADFLLDSWLGALRDLGGDRGWQQPGIGKIRVDRALDRACRVVGVVTLCTPNGYGDLMLNLKDPSGTIDASVHKKVLSNENLSKGLSVGSVIVLKQVAVLRPSSTVCYLNVTQKNVEKVLQNDSDSPCKQAVPSSNSERQSQQPGQGDNMEKEAGAETTDGMTAIFSKLSRTKDGRIADLLCDNGGAAKAVNGSILRMDKDTHGVQNHHEKRMDQMDSSSQINNLPGFNSSQQLQKIISSMNPANCQLKQGGGVPKYGTSSEAKSSADDIMRKLSGGEMMVPSSKEITVAGGSRRNCGTHGESNNRDEHQQKNPNADTRCTQPILGGSSVMAGSRDCSQASCTGNPRQLSGDESMQARSKKLKSDAMLSDGNGLDDIADDFLGGHSLIRKPKHQQKDITHGASAGTLEPTQENCSMSATGGTLPSSHKMVSVASVPEWTDEQLSQLFDDY, encoded by the exons ATGCGCCTCCGCTCCCCACTATCATCCGTCCCCGCGATTCGCGCGGACGGCCAGGCTGCGGATGCCGACTTCCTGCTTGACTCGTGGCTCGGGGCGCTGCGGGACCTCG GTGGAGACCGCGGGTGGCAGCAGCCAGGCATTGGGAAGATCCGTGTCGACCGGGCATTAGATCGAGCATGTCGG GTCGTTGGGGTGGTGACGTTGTGCACACCAAATGGATACGGCGATCTCATGCTGAATCTGAAG GACCCATCTGGTACTATTGATGCATCAGTTCACAAGAAAGTTCTATCAAATGAAAACCTTTCAAAGGGTTTATCAGTTGGGTCTGTCATTGTTCTCAAACAG GTGGCAGTTCTTCGCCCTTCTAGCACAGTGTGCTATCTGAATGTTACCCAGAAAAACGTTGAAAAG GTGCTGCAAAATGACAGTGACTCCCCATGTAAGCAAGCAGTTCCATCAAGTAATTCTGAAAGGCAAAGCCAACAGCCTG GCCAAGGAGATAATATGGAAAAGGAAGCTGGAGCGGAAACAACTGATGGAATGACAGCGATCTTCAGTAAGCTCTCGAGGACCAAGGATGGTCGGATAGCCGACTTACTTTGTGATAATGGTGGTGCAGCAAAAGCTGTTAATGGTAGTATTCTGAGAATGGACAAAGATACTCATGGTGTACAAAATCATCATGAGAAACGGATGGATCAAATGGATTCAAGTTCTCAAATAAATAATTTGCCAGGCTTCAACTCCAGTCAGCAGCTGCAGAAAATCATTTCTAGCATGAATCCAGCTAATTGCCAGCTGAAACAAGGAGGAGGCGTACCCAAGTATGGAACAAGCAGTGAAGCTAAAAGTTCCGCTGACGATATAATGAGAAAACTCTCAGGTGGTGAAATGATGGTTCCCAGTAGCAAGGAGATAACTGTTGCTGGGGGTTCTCGTCGTAATTGTGGAACACATGGTGAAAGCAACAATAGGGATGAGCATCAGCAGAAAAACCCGAATGCAGATACAAGATGCACACAGCCGATTCTAGGTGGAAGCTCAGTTATGGCTGGAAGCAGAGATTGTTCGCAAGCTTCCTGTACTGGAAATCCTAGGCAACTCTCTGGCGATGAATCGATGCAGGCTCGTAGTAAAAAACTTAAGAGTGATGCAATGCTTTCCGATGGCAATGGTCTGGATGACATAGCAGATGATTTCCTCGGTGGTCACAGTTTGATCAGGAAGCCCAAGCATCAGCAAAAAGACATCACCCATGGCGCAAGTGCGGGTACCCTCGAGCCAACTCAAGAAAATTGCTCTATGTCTGCCACCGGCGGAACATTACCTTCCAGTCATAAGATGGTTTCAGTGGCTTCTGTACCAGAATGGACTGATGAGCAGCTTTCTCAACTCTTTGATGACTACTGA